The Streptomyces tendae genome has a window encoding:
- a CDS encoding ABC transporter permease, which translates to MTTDVDTADVKPAAPAWRAHGTARRSTHVLRLRVSGVLVAVTVLAVLLVPPLTQLDQQAVDLAAKLRPPSWAHPFGTDDVGRDLLLRCVYGLRVSLLVGVVAALTATVIGTAVGATAGALGGWADRTVMRLVDTLSSVPHLLLGIFIVAMFRPGVWPVVVSVALTHWLSTARIVRAEVLSLRSRPFVDAAVSGGASRWRVAVRHLLPGVLPQAGLAAVLMVPHAMWHESALSFLGLGLPTHTASLGTLIQGARGSLLAGQWWPTLFPGLFLIIPTLAVAGLAGVWRERINPRRRSELML; encoded by the coding sequence GTGACGACCGACGTCGACACGGCGGACGTGAAACCGGCCGCCCCCGCGTGGCGCGCGCACGGGACCGCACGCCGCTCCACGCACGTCCTGCGGCTGCGGGTCTCCGGCGTGCTGGTCGCCGTGACGGTGCTCGCCGTGCTGCTCGTGCCGCCGCTGACCCAGCTGGACCAGCAGGCGGTCGACCTGGCCGCCAAGCTCCGACCACCGAGCTGGGCCCACCCGTTCGGCACCGACGACGTGGGCCGCGACCTGCTGCTGCGCTGCGTCTACGGGCTGCGCGTCTCGCTGCTGGTGGGCGTGGTGGCCGCACTGACCGCCACCGTCATCGGTACGGCCGTCGGCGCCACCGCCGGCGCGCTGGGCGGCTGGGCCGACCGCACGGTCATGCGCCTGGTCGACACGCTGTCCTCGGTGCCGCACCTGCTGCTCGGCATCTTCATCGTGGCCATGTTCCGGCCGGGCGTCTGGCCGGTGGTGGTGTCCGTCGCCCTGACCCACTGGCTGTCCACCGCCCGCATCGTCCGCGCGGAGGTGCTGTCGCTGCGGTCCCGGCCCTTCGTCGACGCGGCCGTCTCCGGTGGCGCGTCCCGGTGGCGCGTGGCGGTACGCCACCTGCTGCCGGGGGTGCTGCCGCAGGCCGGCCTCGCCGCCGTCCTGATGGTCCCGCACGCCATGTGGCACGAGTCGGCCCTGTCCTTCCTGGGTCTCGGCCTGCCCACCCACACCGCCAGCCTCGGCACCCTGATCCAGGGCGCCCGTGGCTCGCTGCTCGCCGGACAGTGGTGGCCCACCCTCTTCCCCGGCCTGTTCCTGATCATCCCCACCCTCGCGGTCGCCGGCCTGGCCGGCGTCTGGCGCGAGCGGATCAACCCGCGCCGCCGATCGGAGCTGATGCTGTGA
- a CDS encoding ABC transporter ATP-binding protein, translated as MAPVLSVRGLSVRFLLPGGRRVAAVSDASFDVAPGECLALIGESGCGKSVLASALLGLLPANARTAGHAHLGDLDLLTADEPTLARTVRGRRVGLVPQSPAAHLTPVRTIRSHIEETVARLTGTRGRAARRQAAERAAQRVEFPLDHLDRHPHELSGGLAQRAATALALIGDAPLLLADEPTTGLDRDLVDRTVDELRRHVDDGHALLMITHDLAAAERIADRVAVMYAGRIVELTGAPAFFGAPGPRHPYSRGLLEALPERSFTPVPGLPPELGSLPDGCAFAPRCDRATGLCATLPPFRDSVACHHPAPAGPPETAPTPEDIRA; from the coding sequence ATGGCACCGGTGCTGTCCGTCCGCGGGCTCTCCGTGCGCTTCCTGCTGCCCGGAGGGCGGCGGGTCGCCGCCGTGTCCGACGCGTCGTTCGACGTCGCGCCGGGGGAGTGCCTCGCGCTGATCGGGGAGAGCGGCTGCGGCAAGTCCGTGCTGGCCTCCGCCCTGCTCGGGCTCCTCCCCGCCAACGCGCGGACCGCCGGGCACGCCCACCTCGGCGACCTCGACCTGCTCACCGCCGACGAACCCACCCTCGCCCGTACCGTACGGGGACGCCGTGTCGGGCTCGTCCCGCAGTCCCCGGCGGCGCACCTCACGCCCGTGCGCACCATCCGCTCCCACATCGAGGAGACGGTCGCCCGGCTCACCGGCACCCGGGGCCGCGCCGCCCGCCGTCAGGCGGCCGAACGGGCCGCGCAACGCGTCGAGTTCCCCCTCGACCACCTCGACCGGCACCCGCACGAACTCTCCGGCGGTCTGGCCCAGCGCGCCGCCACCGCCCTCGCCCTGATCGGCGACGCCCCGCTGCTGCTCGCCGACGAACCCACCACCGGCCTGGACCGTGACCTCGTGGACCGCACGGTGGACGAACTGCGCCGCCATGTGGACGACGGCCACGCCCTGCTGATGATCACGCACGACCTGGCCGCCGCCGAGCGTATCGCCGACCGCGTGGCCGTCATGTACGCGGGCCGCATCGTCGAACTGACCGGCGCCCCGGCCTTCTTCGGCGCCCCGGGCCCCCGCCACCCCTACAGCCGCGGTCTGCTGGAAGCCCTCCCCGAACGGTCCTTCACGCCCGTCCCCGGGCTGCCGCCCGAGCTGGGCAGCCTCCCCGACGGCTGCGCCTTCGCCCCCCGCTGCGACCGGGCCACCGGCCTCTGCGCCACCCTGCCGCCGTTCAGGGACTCCGTCGCCTGCCACCACCCGGCCCCCGCCGGCCCGCCGGAGACGGCCCCCACCCCGGAGGACATCCGTGCTTGA
- a CDS encoding ABC transporter ATP-binding protein: protein MLELRAVTAGYDRRAPVVRDTTLTVTPGEAVGLLGPSGCGKSTLARVAALLHRPVAGEVVLDGVPVHRFRHRAPRAQRTAVGVVFQQPRLAADPRLRLADLIAEPLRATGRRASAADRVAELADTVGLTPDLLGRRPHEVSDGQLQRACLARALALRPRWLVCDEMTAMLDASTTAALVRVVEDYRASTGAGLLSVGHDRTLLNRWCDRTVPWEAVAAG from the coding sequence GTGCTTGAGCTGCGTGCCGTCACGGCCGGTTACGACCGCCGCGCCCCCGTCGTCCGTGACACGACCCTCACCGTCACCCCGGGCGAGGCGGTGGGCCTGCTCGGCCCGAGCGGCTGCGGCAAGTCCACCCTGGCCAGGGTCGCCGCCCTGCTGCACCGCCCGGTCGCCGGCGAGGTCGTCCTCGACGGCGTACCCGTCCACCGCTTCCGGCACCGCGCACCCCGTGCACAGCGCACCGCCGTCGGCGTCGTCTTCCAGCAGCCCCGCCTGGCGGCCGACCCCCGGCTGCGCCTCGCCGACCTGATCGCGGAACCCCTGAGGGCGACCGGCCGGCGCGCCTCGGCCGCCGACCGGGTGGCGGAGCTGGCCGACACCGTCGGCCTCACCCCCGACCTGCTGGGCCGCCGCCCCCACGAGGTGAGCGACGGCCAACTCCAACGCGCCTGCCTGGCCCGCGCGTTGGCTTTGCGACCGCGTTGGCTGGTGTGCGACGAGATGACGGCGATGCTGGACGCGTCGACGACGGCGGCGCTGGTGCGCGTCGTCGAGGACTACCGCGCGTCGACGGGGGCGGGCCTGCTGTCGGTCGGCCACGACCGCACCCTGCTGAACCGCTGGTGCGACCGCACGGTCCCCTGGGAGGCGGTGGCCGCGGGCTGA